A single genomic interval of Falco naumanni isolate bFalNau1 chromosome 11, bFalNau1.pat, whole genome shotgun sequence harbors:
- the PLPP6 gene encoding phospholipid phosphatase 6, translated as MPSPRSSRDRRGGGGRPEFLSLVSQRGPGAPDSPARRREAGGPAAAALPEEDCMKLNPSFVGIALSSLLAIDLWASKRLGVCAAEGSAWGSARPLMKVIEVSGHGVPWLLGTCYGLCQSHSSAAREVLLNLLFALLLDLVLVAVVKGLVKRQRPTHNKMDMFVTISVDKYSFPSGHATRAALVSCFILRHLVLAVPLRVLVVLWALIVSISRVMLGRHNMTDVLFGLLLGYALYSVVEYCWLSPLNAPALFALWSR; from the exons ATGCCGAGCCCCCGGAGCAGCCGCGaccggcgcggcggcggcggccgccccgaGTTCCTGTCCCTGGTGAGCCAGcgcggccccggcgcccccgacagcccggcgcggcggcgggaggcgggcggccccgcggcggccgcgctgcccgaGGAGGACTGCATGAAGCTGAACCCGTCCTTCGTGGGCATCGCCCTCAGCTCGCTGCTCGCCATCGACCTCTGGGCCTCCAAGCGCCTGGGGGTCTGCGCGGCCGAGGGCTCGGCCTGGGGCAGCGCGCGGCCCCTGATGAAGGTCATCGAGGTGTCGGGGCACGGCGTCCCCTGGCTGCTCGGCACCTGCTACGGGCTCTGCCAGAGCCACAGCTCTGCCGCCAGGGAGGTGCTGCTCAACCTGCTGTTCG CATTGCTGCTGGATCTCgtgctggtggcagtggtgaAAGGGCTTGTCAAGCGGCAGCGGCCCACCCACAACAAGATGGACATGTTTGTCACCATCTCGGTGGACAAGTACTCCTTCCCGTCCGGCCACGCCACCAGAGCTGCCCTGGTCTCCTGCTTCATTCTACGTCACCTGGTGCTGGCCGTCCCGCTGCGGGTCCTCGTGGTGCTCTGGGCTCTCATCGTCAGCATTTCGAGGGTCATGCTGGGCAGGCACAATATGACGGACGTGCTCTTTGGTTTGCTCCTGGGCTATGCACTGTACAGCGTGGTGGAGTACTGCTGGCTGTCCCCACTCAACGCGCCTGCCCTCTTTGCGCTCTGGAGCCGTTGA
- the LOC121095652 gene encoding flavin-containing monooxygenase 5-like isoform X2, protein MAKRVAIIGGGSSGLCAIKACLQEGLEPVCFERTGDIGGLWRFEEHPEEGRASIYRSVIINTSKEMMCFSDFPIPDDFPNYMHNSKIMEYFRMYARHFDLLRHIRFRTSVCRVSKHPDFATTGQWDVVTECDGKQEAAVFDAVLVCTGHHTEAHLPLNTFPGIEKFKGFYLHSRDYKDAWAFTDKRVIVIGIGNSGSDLAVEISHTAKQVFLSTRRGAWILNRVGDQGYPIDVIFTTRMKAFLKKLLSPSIVCHLAENQLNARFDHSHYGLKPKHRIFNQHPTINDDLPNRIISGRVQVKPNVQEFTETSAIFEDGTREDIDAVVFATGYSFSFPFLEGCVKVVENQIPLYKFMFPPDLEKPTLAFIGLIQPLGAIMPISELQCRWATRVFKGLNKLPPRHDMEADIKKKREAMAKEYVKSQRHTIQVDYIPYMDELACQVPYKRGKGGFAMC, encoded by the exons ATGGCGAAGAGAGTGGCCATCATTGGAGGGGGCAGCAGCGGGCTGTGCGCCATCAAAGCCTGCCTGCAAGAGGGGCTGGAACCCGTCTGCTTCGAGAGGACTGGGGACATCGGGGGGCTCTGGAGGTTTGAG GAGCACCCCGAGGAGGGCCGTGCCAGCATCTACCGCTCCGTCATCATCAACACCTCCAAGGAGATGATGTGCTTCAGTGACTTCCCCATCCCCGATGACTTCCCCAACTACATGCACAACTCCAAGATCATGGAATACTTCCGCATGTACGCCCGGCACTTCGACCTGCTCCGCCACATTCGCTTCAGG acCAGCGTGTGCCGGGTGTCCAAGCACCCCGACTTCGCCACCACGGGCCAGTGGGACGTGGTGACGGAGTGTGATGGGAAGCAGGAGGCGGCCGTCTTCGACGCTGTGCTGGTGTGCACGGGGCACCACACGGAGGCACATCTCCCGCTGAACACCTTCCCAG GAATCGAGAAGTTCAAGGGCTTCTACCTCCACAGCCGAGACTACAAGGACGCTTGGGCTTTCACTGACAAGAGGGTCATTGTCATCGGGATCGGGAATTCAGGGTCGGACCTGGCCGTGGAGATCAGCCACACGGCCAAGCAG GTCTTCCTCAGCACCCGCCGGGGGGCATGGATCCTCAACCGCGTTGGAGATCAGGGCTACCCCATCGACGTCATCTTCACCACCCGCATGAAGGCATTCCTGAAGAAGCTGCTGAGCCCGTCCATAGTGTGCCACCTTGCCGAGAACCAGCTGAACGCCAGATTTGACCACTCGCACTACGGCCTGAAGCCAAAGCACAG GATCTTTAACCAGCACCCGACCATCAATGACGACCTGCCCAACCGCATCATTTCGGGCAGGGTGCAGGTGAAGCCCAACGTTCAGGAGTTCACAGAGACATCTGCCATCTTCGAGGACGGCACCAGGGAAGACATTGATGCCGTGGTCTTTGCCACGGGGTacagcttctccttccccttcctcgAGGGTTGCGTGAAGGTGGTGGAGAACCAGATCCCCCTCTACAAATTCATGTTCCCGCCGGACCTGGAGAAGCCGACACTGGCTTTCATTGGCCTCATCCAGCCCTTGGGTGCCATCATGCCCATCTCAGAGCTCCAGTGTCGCTGGGCCACCCGTGTCTTCAAGG GGCTGAACAAGCTTCCCCCACGGCACGACATGGAGGCTGACATcaagaagaagagagaagcGATGGCGAAGGA GTACGTGAAGAGCCAGCGGCACACCATCCAGGTGGATTACATCCCTTACATGGACGAGCTCGCCTGCCAG GTGCCCTACAAGCGCGGGAAGGGAGGCTTTGCAATGTGCTGA
- the PRDX6 gene encoding peroxiredoxin-6 has product MPGLLLGDEAPNFEAETTQGRIRFHDFLGDSWGILFSHPRDFTPVCTTELGRAAKLASEFSKRNVKMIALSIDSVQDHLSWSKDINAYNGEQPEEKLPFPIIADANRELAVKLGMLDPDERDKDGMPLTARVVFVFGPDKKLKLSILYPATTGRNFDEILRVVDSLQLTAYKKVATPVDWKPGDSVMVVPTLPDEEAKKLFPKGVFTKDLPSGKKYLRYTPQPE; this is encoded by the exons ATGCCGGGCCTGCTGCTGGGCGATGAGGCGCCCAACTTCGAGGCGGAGACCACGCAGGGCCGCATCCGCTTCCACGACTTCTTAGGAGACTC ATGGGGCATCCTCTTCTCCCACCCACGGGACTTCACACCCGTCTGCACCACAGAGCTTGGCCGGGCAGCGAAGCTGGCATCCGAGTTCAGCAAGCGCAATGTGAAGATGATCGCCCTTTCCATTGACAGTGTCCAAGACCACCTGTCTTGGAGCAAG GACATCAATGCGTACAATGGGGAGCAACCTGAGGAGAAACTCCCCTTCCCCATCATTGCTGATGCAAACCGGGAGCTCGCTGTCAAGCTGGGCATGCTGGACCCAGATGAGCGGGACAAGGACGGCATGCCCCTGACCGCTCGTGTG GTGTTTGTTTTTGGCCCGGATAAGAAGCTGAAACTCTCCATCCTGTACCCAGCCACCACTGGGAGAAACTTTGATGAGATCCTGAGAGTGGTGGACTCCCTGCAGCTGACAGCGTACAAGAAGGTTGCTACACCTGTGGACTGGAAG CCTGGTGACAGTGTCATGGTCGTGCCCACCTTACCTGATGAGGAAGCCAAGAAGCTCTTTCCCAAAGGAGTCTTCACGAAGGACCTGCCGTCGGGCAAGAAGTACCTGCGTTACACCCCGCAGCCGGAGTGA
- the FAM78B gene encoding protein FAM78B, whose translation MGCLQSVACKARVRREQIVVSDVSATIEPAATAIEESSPVVLRYRTPYFRASARVLMPPIARRHTWVVGWIQACNHMEFYNTYSDLGVSSWELPDLREGRVKAISDSDGVSYPWYGNTTETVTLVGPTNKISRFSVSMNDNFYPSVTWAVPVSNSNVPLLTRIKRDQSFTTWLVAMNTTTKEKIILQTIKWRMRVDIEVDPMQLLGQRARLVGRTQQEQPRILSRMEPIPPNALVKPNANDAQVLMWRPKRGQPIVVIPPK comes from the exons ATGGGGTGCCTGCAGAGCGTGGCCTGCAAGGCGCGGGTGCGTCGGGAGCAGATCGTGGTGTCGGACGTGTCGGCGACCATCGAGCCGGCGGCTACCGCCATCGAGGAGAGCTCGCCGGTGGTGCTGCGCTACCGCACGCCCTACTTCCGCGCCTCGGCCCGCGTCCTCATGCCACCCATCGCCCGGCGCCACACCTGGGTGGTGGGCTGGATCCAGGCCTGCAACCACATGGAGTTCTACAACACCTACAGCGACCTCGGCGT GTCAAGCTGGGAGCTGCCCGACCTGCGAGAAGGAAGAGTAAAAGCCATCAGCGATTCGGATGGTGTGAGCTACCCCTGGTACGGAAACACCACAGAAACCGTGACCCTGGTCGGGCCCACTAACAAGATCTCCAGGTTCTCAGTGAGCATGAATGACAACTTCTACCCCAGCGTGACGTGGGCTGTCCCTGTGAGCAACAGTAACGTGCCGCTGCTGACCAGGATTAAAAGGGACCAGAGCTTTACTACGTGGCTGGTGGCCATGAACACCACCACCAAGGAGAAGATCATCTTGCAGACTATAAAGTGGAGGATGCGAGTGGACATCGAGGTTGATCCcatgcagctgctggggcagcggGCACGGCTGGTGGGGAGGactcagcaggagcagccccggATCCTCAGCAGGATGGAGCCCATCCCACCAAACGCACTAGTGAAGCCTAACGCCAACGATGCCCAAGTCCTCATGTGGAGACCCAAGCGAGGGCAGCCTATAGTCGTGATACCTCCCAAGTAG
- the LOC121095652 gene encoding flavin-containing monooxygenase 5-like isoform X1, translating into MAKRVAIIGGGSSGLCAIKACLQEGLEPVCFERTGDIGGLWRFEEHPEEGRASIYRSVIINTSKEMMCFSDFPIPDDFPNYMHNSKIMEYFRMYARHFDLLRHIRFRTSVCRVSKHPDFATTGQWDVVTECDGKQEAAVFDAVLVCTGHHTEAHLPLNTFPGIEKFKGFYLHSRDYKDAWAFTDKRVIVIGIGNSGSDLAVEISHTAKQVFLSTRRGAWILNRVGDQGYPIDVIFTTRMKAFLKKLLSPSIVCHLAENQLNARFDHSHYGLKPKHRIFNQHPTINDDLPNRIISGRVQVKPNVQEFTETSAIFEDGTREDIDAVVFATGYSFSFPFLEGCVKVVENQIPLYKFMFPPDLEKPTLAFIGLIQPLGAIMPISELQCRWATRVFKGLNKLPPRHDMEADIKKKREAMAKEYVKSQRHTIQVDYIPYMDELACQVGVKPNLLALFLTDPKLALEVAFGPCTPYQYRLRGPGEWEGARAAILTQRQRIIKPLQTRHVEDHPSAPAVPLIFKLVGAVAVLAFVFAYL; encoded by the exons ATGGCGAAGAGAGTGGCCATCATTGGAGGGGGCAGCAGCGGGCTGTGCGCCATCAAAGCCTGCCTGCAAGAGGGGCTGGAACCCGTCTGCTTCGAGAGGACTGGGGACATCGGGGGGCTCTGGAGGTTTGAG GAGCACCCCGAGGAGGGCCGTGCCAGCATCTACCGCTCCGTCATCATCAACACCTCCAAGGAGATGATGTGCTTCAGTGACTTCCCCATCCCCGATGACTTCCCCAACTACATGCACAACTCCAAGATCATGGAATACTTCCGCATGTACGCCCGGCACTTCGACCTGCTCCGCCACATTCGCTTCAGG acCAGCGTGTGCCGGGTGTCCAAGCACCCCGACTTCGCCACCACGGGCCAGTGGGACGTGGTGACGGAGTGTGATGGGAAGCAGGAGGCGGCCGTCTTCGACGCTGTGCTGGTGTGCACGGGGCACCACACGGAGGCACATCTCCCGCTGAACACCTTCCCAG GAATCGAGAAGTTCAAGGGCTTCTACCTCCACAGCCGAGACTACAAGGACGCTTGGGCTTTCACTGACAAGAGGGTCATTGTCATCGGGATCGGGAATTCAGGGTCGGACCTGGCCGTGGAGATCAGCCACACGGCCAAGCAG GTCTTCCTCAGCACCCGCCGGGGGGCATGGATCCTCAACCGCGTTGGAGATCAGGGCTACCCCATCGACGTCATCTTCACCACCCGCATGAAGGCATTCCTGAAGAAGCTGCTGAGCCCGTCCATAGTGTGCCACCTTGCCGAGAACCAGCTGAACGCCAGATTTGACCACTCGCACTACGGCCTGAAGCCAAAGCACAG GATCTTTAACCAGCACCCGACCATCAATGACGACCTGCCCAACCGCATCATTTCGGGCAGGGTGCAGGTGAAGCCCAACGTTCAGGAGTTCACAGAGACATCTGCCATCTTCGAGGACGGCACCAGGGAAGACATTGATGCCGTGGTCTTTGCCACGGGGTacagcttctccttccccttcctcgAGGGTTGCGTGAAGGTGGTGGAGAACCAGATCCCCCTCTACAAATTCATGTTCCCGCCGGACCTGGAGAAGCCGACACTGGCTTTCATTGGCCTCATCCAGCCCTTGGGTGCCATCATGCCCATCTCAGAGCTCCAGTGTCGCTGGGCCACCCGTGTCTTCAAGG GGCTGAACAAGCTTCCCCCACGGCACGACATGGAGGCTGACATcaagaagaagagagaagcGATGGCGAAGGA GTACGTGAAGAGCCAGCGGCACACCATCCAGGTGGATTACATCCCTTACATGGACGAGCTCGCCTGCCAGGTGGGGGTCAAGCCCAACCTGCTCGCCCTCTTCCTCACCGACCCCAAGCTGGCGCTGGAGGTGGCCTTCGGGCCCTGCACGCCATACCAGTACCGCCTGCGGGGCCCGGGCGAGTGGGAAGGTGCCAGGGCGGCCATCCTCACCCAGCGACAGCGCATCATCAAGCCCCTGCAGACACGGCACGTGGAAGACCACCCCTCCGCCCCTGCCGTGCCCCTCATTTTCAAGCTGGTCGGGGCTGTGGCCGTCCTTGCCTTTGTTTTTGCTTACTTGTAG
- the LOC121095651 gene encoding flavin-containing monooxygenase 5-like — translation MAARRAAIIGAGASGLCALKCCLDEGLVPTCFERSWDIGGLWRFEEHPEEGRASIYRSVIINTSKEMMCFSDFPIPDDFPNYMHNSKIMEYFRMYARHFDLLRHIRFRTSVCRVSKRPDFATTGQWDVVTERDGKQEAAVFDAVLVCTGHHTEAHLPLNTFPGLNKFEGWYLHSRDYKSPQSFSGKRVVVVGTGNSGIDIAVELSHTAKQVFLSTKRGTWVLHRVADGGYPFDFSYLSRFVQLLHSLVPQNVSSFYLERKMNARFDHALYGLQPQHRIFDQHPTINDDLPNRIISGRVQVKPNIKEFTETSAIFEDDTREDIDAVVFATGYSFSFPFLEGCVKVVENQIPLYKFMFPPDLEKPTLAFIGLIQPLGAIMPISELQCRWATRVFKGLQDLPPSADMLADITQTKEKMAKRYVKSQRHTIQVDYIPYMDELACQVGVKPNLLALFLTDPKLALEVAFGPCTPYQYRLRGPGEWEGARAAILTQRQRMLRPLRARARACPACSSTVPHVFMVFSIGLIVATLIYVLLSP, via the exons ATGGCTGCCCGGAGAGCAGCCATCATCGGTGCCGGTGCCTCTGGCCTGTGCGCCCTGAAATGCTGCCTGGATGAGGGGCTGGTACCCACCTGCTTCGAGAGGAGCTGGGACATCGGGGGGCTCTGGCGCTTCGAG GAGCACCCCGAGGAGGGCCGTGCCAGCATCTACCGCTCCGTCATCATCAACACCTCCAAGGAGATGATGTGCTTCAGTGACTTCCCCATCCCCGATGACTTCCCCAACTACATGCACAACTCCAAGATCATGGAATACTTCCGCATGTACGCCCGGCACTTCGACCTGCTCCGCCACATTCGCTTCAGG acCAGCGTGTGCCGGGTGTCCAAGCGCCCCGACTTCGCCACCACGGGCCAGTGGGACGTGGTGACGGAGCGTGATGGGAAGCAGGAGGCGGCCGTCTTCGACGCTGTGCTGGTGTGCACCGGGCACCACACGGAGGCACATCTCCCGCTGAACACCTTCCCAG GCCTGAATAAGTTTGAGGGCTGGTACCTGCACAGCCGGGACTACAAGAGCCCACAGTCCTTTTCAGGCAAGAGGGTAGTCGTGGTTGGCACCGGGAATTCAGGCATTGACATCGCGGTGGAGCTCAGCCACACAGCCAAGCAG gtCTTCCTCAGCACCAAGCGCGGGACCTGGGTGCTGCACCGGGTGGCAGATGGTGGGTACCCCTTCGACTTCTCCTACCTCAGCCGCTTTGTGCAGCTCCTACACAGCCTGGTGCCTCAAAACGTCAGCAGTTTTTATCTGGAGAGGAAGATGAATGCCCGCTTTGACCACGCACTCTATggcctgcagccccagcaccg GATCTTTGACCAGCACCCGACCATCAATGACGACCTGCCCAACCGCATCATTTCGGGCAGGGTGCAGGTGAAGCCAAACATCAAGGAGTTCACAGAGACATCTGCCATCTTTGAGGATGACACCAGGGAAGACATTGATGCTGTGGTCTTTGCCACGGGGTacagcttctccttccccttccttgaGGGTTGCGTGAAGGTGGTGGAGAACCAGATCCCCCTCTACAAATTCATGTTCCCGCCGGACCTGGAGAAGCCGACACTGGCTTTCATTGGCCTCATCCAGCCCCTGGGTGCCATCATGCCCATCTCAGAGCTCCAGTGTCGCTGGGCCACTCGTGTCTTCAAGG GGCTGCAGGACCTACCGCCATCCGCCGATATGCTGGCTGACATCACACAAACCAAGGAGAAAATGGCCAAGCG GTACGTGAAGAGCCAGCGGCACACCATCCAGGTGGATTACATCCCTTACATGGACGAGCTCGCCTGCCAGGTGGGGGTCAAGCCCAACCTGCTCGCCCTCTTCCTCACCGACCCCAAGCTGGCGCTGGAGGTGGCCTTTGGGCCCTGCACACCGTACCAGTACCGCCTGCGGGGCCCGGGCGAGTGGGAAGGTGCCAGGGCGGCCATCCTCACCCAGCGACAGCGCATGCTCAGGCCCCTGCGAGCCAGGGCCAgggcctgccctgcctgctccagcaccgTGCCGCATGTCTTCATGGTCTTCAGCATTGGCTTGATCGTGGCCACCCTCATCTATGTCTTGCTATCTCCTTAA